The DNA sequence CTCCCTTCCCAAAATTTAAATCTGCATCTTTATCTCTCCTATTCCAAAAGACCTAACTCGCATTGCCTTGACCCCATTGTCATTAATATGCTAGCCATCCAGGACTTCCCTATCTGGCACTGTGGTTGTTGACATTGTAAACGGTTCCCATTACTCAGATATTATCTTCAAAAATGGCATTATCAATCCCTCCACCTTGAACAAATCCATCCTAAACACCACTGTTATTGCAAACTACTAAATGGTTTTCCATTTATGGTCTTGGAGGTGAAAGGCCTAAAGGCATTTGGATGCTGTGATGGACTGATGATTTAAATAGAAGGATGAACTAATTGGTGAAATTAGTACTTACCTTTATGAAATGCAATATGATTGTAGAATTGAGGGTATGGGAGTCGAGATCGGCTGTTGTCAAGATATGGATCAAAAATTACCACGTTTGCAAACAATATAATTAGGAAAAGTGTGTCAACGCGGAAGAGGAGAGGTCAATGATGGCACAATGGGTTTCTCCAAATCTCCATCCTTCACTCTCCTCTTATTCTTTCATCATGTTTCACTTTATTTACTTTTCTTTATCATGTTTTTAATTCATCTCTTTTTGGTCTTCCTCTCTCCCTTAATTTATTTTATTGCTTTGAATTCCAGTTCTATCTAATCTGGGTCAGATTTTCTCGATCCTGTTATACCCAATTTCCTCATCAGAGAGATGGAGACTTGATAAAGTTGGGTCCACCAATCCCAGAAACCGATCTTCGGCAGACACTGGGATGGGTGAATGTCGAGGCGGGCTGGTTAGAAGATCCAGTTCTCTTTGTTCTCTGGAACTTCATCCCAGTTGTTTTAGAAGTTGTTTGGCCCCCTAGCCCTCACCCTTCACAATCCCTTACAACCCAAAAACACACTTCATGCCTTCTCATACCCCACAGcccttccatgccaactcatgccttaCCATCCCCATGCCCCCTCATAACCCCCATTCCACCTCCATCGACACTCAACCAATATCTACCATggaagacctcaggagccatgtggagatgaaaaaaATATACTTCTAACAATCTACTACAGATCTCACTCAGACACATTTAATAGTGGAAACAATCCCATTCATCAAACCTATCCACAGCTTTTAAATCTTATCAGGCTGTCACTCTCTCATACAAACAAACACACTTCTATCCAGACCCCACATGAAGGACAGTGAATCCTTTACTGGACTCTttgaactgtcaatcaaactgtgaacttggAAACCCTGATGAGAACATAGTAGTTTTGACACTCAGCTAAGCATTCATTATGATATTTCCCAGGTGCGTTATTACAATGCCAACCAAGAATTCTATTGTAGCTGCACAAACAGATGTTTTTTTTCTAATACTCACCAATGGACTCACCAAGaaccagtgcagacccaatgggccaaatggcctccttctgcactgtaaattctatgatctatgataattctatgatctatgactgtcAATTAAAGCAAGACAGAAGTGTTTGTTTTTACTCTGAATAACAACTTCAGCTTGTTTTTTTCATGTTAAAGCTTCAGGTCATGACACTAAACAGACCTTATCCTCCCTTCAAGACTGTTCACATCCATCGATTCATGACTCCCCATGCTGTGGATTGAGACCATTTCACCAGTCAAAATGGGGCCTGTTTGACCTTAGCATTAAGATCAATAGCCCTGCTGAGTTTTGGATACCTGTCTGCATGAATCATGTCCAGCTACCTTTCGGCAAAATGGAATAAGTAGAATGTTTGGGGTGGTGGAACACTGGATGGAAGGAGGAAGATTGAGGCAGggccttgggggcgggggggggggggggggggcagcatattGAAGAGACTACCATGGGGCTGAGATCATACTGTCAAGGGGGCATGTTGAAGAGACTACCATGGGGATGAGGCCACACGGTCGGGGGCaagttgaagagactgtcctggggttgtGCAGGCCATGTTAGAGGGCACTGCATGGCACACATGGCTTGCTCCAGGTCTTGGATGGGGAAGGCCCCTCTGGGCACAGATGGTTGTGCACCATGTGATGTGCAGGAAGTGGTCAGTCAACTAAGGAATTTGATCCTGGGGGTTGGAGTCATGGTTCTGTGAGGTCGATGGAATGATGCAGTTTACAAATCAGCGAGACAGAAACATATTCGGGAGGGGTTTCTGGGTGTGTTGGAGTTCAGCATAGTAAGTTTTTGCCAATTGAAGGCACACCCTATAATTATCCTACTCAAACCATGGAGAGCACGGTGCCGCTGAGTACTCGGCTCGAGGGAGTAATGCACAATAAATGAGCTTGGCTTCTTTACTAATGGGGTGCATTCAGGTGCGAATCCATTAAGGTTAGGTGCTGCCTAACTACtccctcctaattcgtatgtttgtatgttCATCGTCATTTCTGTTCACAAACTGATGGCAACTTCAGGAGTCCACATATCCACAGTTAAATGTGAAAATACAGAAGTTGCTGTCAACAGTTGTATGCTTTGTAGTCATTTGGTAGcagagaacttgaatattgctgaaaaaatacattttttcaACGCTTTTCATCTTGCTCTCAGCAGGACAATCAAAACACATTTGTATTCTTACTATTGTCCTGATaaatgcaagatgaaaaactttggcaaAATATAttctttcagcaatactcaaaatgTATGCTTCTTCATACGATACACTGTTGAAGCCCCCCCCAAAACTGCAATTGAATAGAAATCATTAAACTGATGAGAACCTGCCCGTTTACACTATTAGTCTTGCTTATAAGCCTTTTAAGAACTTAAACCTTTTTGAGTGAGGTGCAAGTGGGATTTTTCACAGCAAGCTGAGTTTAGAATGAACCTTACTGTCCCTGAAAAACTAACTTTATGCTCATGGGTTATCAAATTTCCCCATTATGATAAAATATTGCACATTTTTGTTTATTTATGATATTTCAGTTTTGATAATATGTTTGGCCCAACCATTTATATCAATATCTGTAAATACAGACCATTTTATTTCCTGTTTAGCCGATTGTGAGAATATGTCAATGTGATTGGCCGTTTATCCTACTTGCTGACATTGTTGTTGCTGGGTTCATGGAGATCTGCACCAGAttgataaaaacataagaactaggagcaggagtaggccatctggcccctcgagccagctccgccattcaatgagatcatggctgatcttttgtggactcagctccactttccagcctgaacaccataacccttaatccctttatccttcaaaaaactatctatctttatcttaaaaacatttaatgaaggagcctcaactgcttcactgggcaaggaattccatagattcacaaccctttgggtgaagaagttcctcttaaactcagtcttaaatctacttccccttattttgaggctatgccccctagttctactttcacccgccagtggaaacaacctgcccacatctatcctatctattcccttcataattttatatgttctataagatcccccgtcatcctcgtaatccaaccccttcagctctgggattaacctagtgaatctcctctgcacaccctccagcgcaagtacatcctttctcaggtaaggagaccaaaactgaacacaatactccaggtgtggcctcattaacaccttatacaattgcagcataacctccctagtcttaaactccatccctctagcgatgaaggacaaaattccatttgccttcttaatcacctgttgcacctgtaaaccaactttctgcgactcatgcactagcacacccaggtctttctgcacagcagcatgttttaatattttatcatttaaataataatcccttttgctgttattcctaccaaaatggataacctcacatttgtcaatattgtattccatctgccaaaccctagcccattcacttaacctctctaaatctctctgcagacttccagtatcctctgcactttttgctttaccactcatcttagtgtaatctgcaaacttggacacattgcccttggtctccaactccaaatcatctatgtaaattgtgaacaattgtgggcccaacactgatccctgaggggcaccactagctactgattgccaaccagagaaacacccattaatccccactctttgctttctattaattaaccaatcctctatcccatgctactactttacccttaatgccatgcatctttatcttatgcagcaaccttttttgtggcaccttgtcaaaagctttctggaaatccagatataccacatccattggctccccgttatctaccgcattggtaatgtcctcaaaaaattccacaaaattagttaaggcacgacctgccctttatgaacccatgctgcgtctgcccaatgggacaatttccatccagatgcctcactatttctcccttgatgatcgattccagcatcttccctactaccgaagttaagctcactggcctataattacccgctttctgcctacctccttttttaaatagtggtgtcatgtttgctaatttccaatctgccaggaccaccccagagtccagtgaaatttggtaaattatcacgagtgcatttgcaatttccctagccatctcttttagcactctgggatgcattccatcagggtcaggagacttgtctacctttagccccattagcttgcccatcactacctccttagtgataacaatcatctcaaggtcttcacctgtcatagcctcctttccatcagtcactggcatgttatttgcatcttccactgtgaagaccaacccaaaatcctgttcagctcctcagccatttcctcatctcccattattaaatcccccttctcatcctctaaaggaccaatatttaccttagccactctttttttgttttatatatttgtagaaacttttactatgtttttatattctgagcaagtatactctcataatctatcttactcttttttctagctttttagtagctttctgttgccccctaaacaaGAAATTGCAGAAGGAGAAAATCCTCAGCTTTGTGAGAAGCTTCCTTCGAGGCCAATGGTGACACCATTGCTTCACTGCTGATTAAAAATCCTCTACCTATTTCACATTGCTGGTCACACTGTGTTCGACTACAACTTTCAGAATGTGTTAAACCTGCTATCTTTCCTCAGAAGTTGAATCTAGCAAGGGGGTTCTGAGCAGTTAGCTGTGAGCTGAATGTCTTGTTGTAAATCATTTTAAAATAGTTTTATTTGAAACACAATTTTCTCATTGGGCGAACAGTCATTTTCTCTTTCTCAGATACTGACCTGTATGTTGTACAGTGCAGTGCCATTTAATTGGTACTTGAACAATTTTACAGACTCCGTGGCCACCAGTAACTTTTGCGGCCTGGTTTTGTTTGTGTTGCACATATTTGTTGAGTTTGAAAGTTGGCAGCCCTTCTTCCATTGTTCAAATCGGCAGCTCAGAAATCACCTTACTTTTTGCAATTTGGCCAGTCAGGACGCAGAGGTGACTACGTCGAAGGACCTCCTAATGGGTCAGCTCCTTGGCCTCGCCGAGGTAGCCAAACACAGTTGATTTGGCAGCCAAATTCTGTTCCGCAGTCTCGACCACGGCTAGATGGCCCTCGAGAAGGTGACCCCACATGGCGCTCTCTGCTGCCCTCTGTGATGGGGGTACACTGCAGCGACTGGAGTCCATGGTAGATAAGAACATTAAAGTCTCATAAGTTCCCTTTGATTATGTGGTTAAGCTACTTGTGCTGGGGTAAAAGATAGGTATTTTATGGTTTGTGGTCTGTGACATTGGAGAAGTCCAATATCTCTTTGAGGGCTATTTTAAAAAGGGATACACAGACATGTGATTGAAAATCAGACCCACCGGGATTGAAAACACCGATTCCCAGCACTATTAAACAGGTCAGCTCCTGTGTTGTAGGTTTCGTTTTTGAAAAAAATCACAGCCTTCAAATGTTTCTGTTATAAATGTTAATATTTAATGTCTTGGTGATGTTAAAAGTCTCACTCTGACTATGAAGCGCATGCAGTGAGCAATAAAAGCGCAGCAGACCATATTTCCAAAGCATTTGAACTGGTCCCTCGATTTAATTTCCCTTTCATATTGATAGGTTTTTTTCTGACCGCTTACTGTTacatggattttttaaaaattctcttcctttttcacattttctcccacatttacatccatcaacaataaacaataatcagcaagatatgtcagtccccataataacaacgatcccatctacccaccaacccccaaacctcaacccgcgtgtttacataaacaaatggcaaaaaggaatcagggattacccgtagtcacccttaatcttacacagctgttACATGGATTTTTAAGACACAATTCAATTTTTAATTGGAAGCGTATGTTCTCACTTTTGACTGACACAAAGCTATGTGCAACCATGAATTGTTTTGCTTGCCAGAGATATTCGCCCCCAAAAAAGGTGttgatttaaaaataaatccacGACGATGCCAAACAAATCAAAGACACACTGGGGACAAGTACACATGAGCCAAATGTGTTAAACTGAACTTTAACAGTGCCTTTAACACACGCTTTTAGGAACCTTTTCAGAATGGCTTCCCGAGGATTTATTCTGCAATTGATCGGTTCAATCAATGGGTTTGACCACTCATTGTTCACCGATTAGCGCGACTTTAGCCAATTGCAGGTATTTAGCTGGTTTGTGGGGCGGGAATGTTCATGCATATAAATAAAAACATGTTTCACACTATTAAAGAGATCTGGATATAAACGGTGCTGCCGAAAAGCGAGCAAGTCCTAAtttagaaatatatatatatatctccatCCCAGAGGCTTTCCTGGGCACATTGGCCTCTGCAGGCAGTCAGAGACATCCCCACTCCCGCCGAAGCGATGACGTGAAATGTATATGACGTTTCCGAACAAAGAATGACACTAAATCACCCCCCGAATGCAAACGAAGCGGCCCGCCCCACGATATAAAGCCCCGAGAGCCGGGACTCCCACTTGCTGAATCCTCCTGAATTTGCCCTCCGCGCCGGTCACGCAGTATGTAGGAGCCGGGCAGCGATGAATCCGGCGAACGGCACCGACCCGCAGGAGAGCCTCTTCCGCCCCTCCACCTACAAAGTTCTGGCAGCCGTGGTGGGCACGGTTGGCGCCCTGGGCTTTGTCAACAATCTGCTCATGCTGGTGCTCTACTGCAAATTCAAGAGGCTCAAGAATCCCACCAATCTTCTGCTGGTGAACATCAGCATCGGTGACTTGTTGCTGTCCGTTTTTGGATTACTCTTCACCTTCCTCTCCTGCCTGAAAGGACGGTGGATTTGGGGCTCTGCCGCTTGTATTTGGGACGGTTTCACCAACAGCCTGTTTGGTGAGTACAGTCCGAAAGGTTTAATCACTCTCTGGGTGTCATAAAGAGCTCCATTACAACACCGCGCACTCTTCCGCCACCCCATCAATGTCGACCCTCCCCACCCAGCAGCtggctctccccccgcccccccaccaagctgaacgaggccccccccccccccccgcgtagctcagtggttagcactgttgcttcacagctccagggtcccaggttcgattcctgcttgggtcactgtgcggagtctgcatgttctccccgtgtctgtgtgagtttcctctgggtgctccggttttctcccacaagtcccgaaagatgtgttgttacgtaatttggacattctgaattctccctccgtgtacccaaacaggtgccggaatgtggcgactaggggcttttcccaataatttcattgcagtgttgatgtaggcctacttgtgacaataaagattattagtataaaaaaagctccccccccaccccccaagtccgaCCCTGCTCAGCCCTgctaccttcacccccccccccccccccccttatcttaTCCCCCAGTCCACCCTCTCCTTTCTTCCTCCACCTCCATCCCAAGTCTGTTGGTTGACTCGGCAGTTATCGCCCAGAACAATTCACAAACCGATCTGAAGTAAATGCTGAAAACACATCAGGCAGCACCTGGTGAAAGTGAAACTGAGTATAGAGTTTTCATATTCTTTCCGAACAACGGTGTTGTGAATCTTTTAACAATGTAGTTTGTGAAGGCTCATTATCCTTGGCTTGCATTATGCTGTGTTTTAACAAAATGGGATATAatttgtatttgtttattgtcacatctgGTGCATCTGTACAAgttagtaagggttaatgtggacatgccaaatttccttagtttcctgaggaagtataggcgctgttgtgctttcttggtggtagcgtcgatgtgcgtggaccaggacagatttttggagatgtgcacccctaggaatttgaaactgctaaccatctccacctcggccccattgatgctgacaggggtgtgtacagtactttgcttcctgaagtcaatgaccagctctttagttttgctggtattgagggagagattgttgtcgctgcaccactccactaggttctctatctccctcctgtattctgcctcatcgttattcgagatccgacccactgtggtcgtatcgtcagcaaacttgtagatggaattggaaccaaattttgccacgcagtcgtgtgtgtacagggagtagagtagggggctaagtacgcagccttgcggggccctggtattgaggactattgtggaggaggtgttgttcattctcgcTGATTGTGAtctattggtcagaaaatcgaggatccagttgcagagtggggagccaagtcttaggttttggagctttgatatgagcttggctgggattatggtgttgaaggcggagctgtagtcaataaataggagtctgatgtaggagtccttgttgtcgagatgctcttgggatgagtgtagggccagggaaatggcgtctgctgtggaccggttgcagcggtatgcgaattgcagtggatcaaggcgttctgggagcatggaggtgatgcgcttcatgatcaacctctcgaagcacttcattaccactgaagtcagggccaccgggcggtagtcattgaggcacgttgcctggttctttgacaccggtatgatggtggtcttcttgaagcaggtggggacctctgagtggagtagggacatgttaaagatgtctgcgaacacctctgccagctgctccgcgcaggctctgagtgcacaaccagggatcccgtccgggcccgtcgcctaccgagtgttcactttcaggaaggccgatctgacttcggaagctgtgatgattggtatgggtgagttatgggctgctggggcactcaacagcggattgttgattacctgctcgaaccaagcatagaatgcattgagttcatcggggagaggtgcgctgctgccggggaggggtgcgctgctgccggagatgctgctcggcttcgctttgtagcccattatgtttcgTCGTTGCCACAATCACCaagtgtctgtctgtgactctagcttggtttgatattctctcttggcatctcggatgatttgcggaggtcgtacctggatttcttgtataggtcagggtcgtctggctTGAACGCCACAgatcaaaggggctgtttagcaccgggctaaatcgctgactttgaaggcaggccagcagcacggttcgattcccgtaacagcctccccgaacaggtgccggaatgtggcgactaggggcttttcacagtaacttcatttgaagcctacttgtgacaataagcgattttcatttcatttcatttcacttctcccggcatacaagcagaagctcaagtgggagaatccagctaagaaggttgtgcagtgctggtcagaggagacagaagagctcttacgtgactgcttaaagacagtggactggtccatatttaagaactcagcgaccaacttaaatgagtatgccaccaccatcacagacttcatcagcaaatgtgtggacgactgcatgccaaagaaagcagcacgtacgttccccaaccggaaaccatggctcaatcacgagattgactccctactgaaggacagattaaatgaaatgaaaatcgcttgtcacaagtaggcttcaaatgaagttactgtgaaaagcccctagtcgccacattccggcgcctgttcggggaggctgttactggtctgatttcccaaagtgcgatggaacggtaggcgcccttgatttttgagtagcaagtggtcaagagtgttgtcacctctggtgggacaggagatgtgctggtggaatcttGGCAGTACActattgaggttggccttgttaaagtctccggccatgatgaacaagcccTCCGGGTGTTCtgcttcgtagttgtttataactgtgtacagttctcccAGCGCCTTCCtcccttctgcctggggtgggatgtagaccgctgtgataatggctgaagtgaatttgaggattctcttgcagccagtccggatgaaatgatcagtcgaacaccttgttactttaacatgtttatttctcggcgccGGAGCTATGATCACTGTGTCTCTCCAGAGTCACAATAGCAAGcccaagtcaatacatctaacagcaggatttatacatttttagttcatttctgagggcagctccctcgcattcctatctgtgctctcagctcaattataattcagcccccctcaatCATAATTATCttttaagcctagtgcacccattcccaaggccgttattgCACTTTTGTCTAGTTCAAAACAACCTTGTTATCAGAAGCCTTTGACAGCCTATCTTGACATTCCTCAGCTTGCCATCAGAAGCCTGTAAGGGTCTgtctgacatttcttcacacaaagctttacctaacattttgtttttcccataaagttccaatccatcttgagccaaactctcatttatcgattaTCAGCAAACTCTCatttccccccttttatcatttcatgataacttctaatccatagtcaaTCGTCTCAATCTCTCCCATTCTATTTGCATTTCGATCATTTCCTCATTCCTCTGCACTTtttttcacatccattaactcttcaaggcgcacttcatgttgctgcattaactgttgagaaattactgctgcactgacacttttacacaagcatttcaccaGGAAGCTAAGCatcattattacaagtattacaactaccaggattatcaatccatgcactaggtaagacccccatgatccggcaaacaaccaatctaaccacccatctcttgatatttcatgcagtttcttaacctctttgcggatatgatccacgaggtgggtgatgttctccgaactatcggggatgtaggtgcaacattccgaaccgatcatggtacaagtcccacctttgtttgcaaggaggtaatcgagggccattcggttttgtagggctacggttcttattgccaccatttcattatttatctcagtcaatgcttcagtggtgtcgtttgctacctcttccaggatttttgctatcttgcttatttcctttattgcaagagctaccccgatagggggaagcagggTCCCAAAGAATCGCTGCGTTTCAGTTATTGAGCTCTTTTGCCGCTTCAGGTGAGGGTGATTCCTTAAACTAGTGAGATGGTGCACGTAGGGAACAACGTATCCCAAATAACAGGATCCTGTCCAATTCTCTGGTAACCAGGGGtaagccttgtggccacaaataaaatacgtcccattgtaCATGGTCATGGTTTTGATAGTAGGTGAATGCCTGACTTGCCATGGTTGGTTACATTGGCTGTTGCCTACAAAGGTCCCCGCTTTCAAGTTTCTGTATATGCAAAAAGTTCCCTCAAGCCTACTTGTTGAGGAATTAGTGAGGGTCAGAAATGGGGGTGAAAGAGATCGGTCATAACTTGGTTGATACCAACCCACAAAGGATCTCAAGTGGGCAGCATTTATTACGTTAGGGGTGTTACGAGAAAGGTTTTGATAGATCCACCATTCTATTGATTCGTTCAGATTAAAAGGGATTGGTCGGAGGGGGATTCCCCCTTTTGCATGTGTCGGAACATGGGTACAAACCCAGCAGctagaaacattcatatcctttgcgtacacataagACATATACAAATAAGTGTTCACATGCAGTTCTCGTTTAGCCCGGGATAGTTGCTTCTGAAAGTCACATTGTaacggcattgttctgtctttgtgCCTGCATCCATAATCCCATTTGCAGGCATGCCGGTTGCAGGATAGGCGATGCCGGTGTGTCGTATCCAAGGGCCGGTTTTGGCCCTTCCGCAGGAACTGAGCTGCACATCGGACAACGGGCATCATGGTCCATGATATCCTTTGCCGGTTTCGGTTAGCGCAATGCAGGGTGTCCCCTTGGCAAAGATGGTGAGGGCTCCTTCGCTGGGGCTGACAGACCTTTTGTATAGTTTCTCCTTCCAGGATTATGAGACCGACCAAGGTCAGAGCGACAAGAACGATATTCATGACCACAATTCAACTTTATCGTCCCCCTAGAACTTAAGAAAAAGAGTTAGTCTCTATTGCATTGCTACACTCTTACAATGCTACACTCTTACAATGGTGAATGTGAATCCAAGCATTTCGGCCTTCCACTTTCACGGCTGTAGGGGTAGTTAGGAGAACCTGAAACGGTCCTTCCTATCGTGGTTCCAGCCCTTTCCGAACCCAGTTCCGGATCATAACGTACTTGCCTGGGTGAATGGTGACAGTACTGGATAAAGGGGGTACTTCCCCACTGGCTGCTCG is a window from the Scyliorhinus torazame isolate Kashiwa2021f chromosome 1, sScyTor2.1, whole genome shotgun sequence genome containing:
- the LOC140426542 gene encoding syncytin-1-like, whose product is MNIVLVALTLVGLIILEGETIQKVCQPQRRSPHHLCQGDTLHCANRNRQRISWTMMPVVRCAAQFLRKGQNRPLDTTHRHRLSCNRHACKWDYGCRHKDRTMPLQCDFQKQLSRAKRELHVNTYLYMSYVYAKDMNVSSCWVCTHVPTHAKGGIPLRPIPFNLNESIEWWIYQNLSRNTPNVINAAHLRSFVGWYQPSYDRSLSPPFLTLTNSSTSRLEGTFCIYRNLKAGTFVGNSQCNQPWQVRHSPTIKTMTMYNGTYFICGHKAYPWLPENWTGSCYLGYVVPYVHHLTSLRNHPHLKRQKSSITETQRFFGTLLPPIGVALAIKEISKIAKILEEVANDTTEALTEINNEMVAIRTVALQNRMALDYLLANKGGTCTMIGSECCTYIPDSSENITHLVDHIRKEVKKLHEISRDGWLDWLFAGSWGSYLVHGLIILVVVILVIMMLSFLVKCLCKSVSAAVISQQLMQQHEVRLEELMDVKKSAEE